The bacterium BMS3Abin11 genome contains the following window.
GTCTATAAAACCACCCTTTCCTATTTTGCGGAAGGCAGGGTAAAGGTTACTTATATTATCGACACGGCGCTGGTGGTTATTTTGACAGAGGTCATGGCTTTCTGGTTTATGGAGACAGAGTACTCAAGACTTACTATGGTGATTGCTCTGGTCTTTACATTAATTGTGGCAAGAATTATGACCATCAGATTTTCGTCTACTAAAGTAAAAGGAATGGATAAAAAAGCTTTTTAGGAGAACAAATTATTATGTTGAAAGTATTGAAAAAGAAAAACTGGATGCAAGAGCTTTCTCTCTATTATGAGAGAATACGAAATTCATGTCCTGATGATAAATTAATGATCCTTTTCGATATTGACGGCACTATCCTTGATATGCGTTTCATGATCTTTTATGTTCTCAAGCTTTTCGATAAAACACATGGGACGGATTTTTTTAAAACATTAAAAGTTTCTGACATTGTTGTACACGAAAATCAGATAGAAAATCTTCTGGATCAATTCCAGGTTCAACAACAAATGAAAGAAAAAATTATCAAGTGGTATGTAAAGTACCGTTGGACATCCACAGCAATATTGGAGTCTCACCGCCCGTTTGTAGGCGTTATGGATGTTATCAGGTGGTTTCAAATGCAGCCGAATACATATGTTGGATTAAATACCGGTAGACCGGAATCCATCAGGAGAGATACTATTCGTTCTCTTAACGAGCTTGGTAAAGAATACAAGGTTATCTTCACAGATGATTTGCTTTACATGAACCCTTATGGATGGGA
Protein-coding sequences here:
- a CDS encoding phosphate-starvation-inducible E; amino-acid sequence: MSKIVILNVLMILAIIEVYKTTLSYFAEGRVKVTYIIDTALVVILTEVMAFWFMETEYSRLTMVIALVFTLIVARIMTIRFSSTKVKGMDKKAF